From Centropristis striata isolate RG_2023a ecotype Rhode Island chromosome 16, C.striata_1.0, whole genome shotgun sequence, a single genomic window includes:
- the rock2a gene encoding rho-associated protein kinase 2 isoform X1 yields MSQAQGAERRMETRLKKLEDMIREPRSAINLESLLDSINALVLDLDYPALRKNKNIETFLNRYEKVIRQTRDLQMKSEDFDRVKVIGRGAFGEVQLVRHKASQKVYAMKLLSKFEMIKRSDSAFFWEERDIMAFANSPWVVQLCCAFQDEHYLYMVMEYMPGGDLVNLTSTYDVPEKWAKFYTAEVVMALDAIHSMGFIHRDVKPDNMLLDRLGHLKLADFGTCMKMDSQTGMVHCDTAVGTPDYISPEVLKSQGGDGYYGRECDWWSVGVFIFEMLVGDTPFYADSLVGTYSKIMDHKNSLNFPDDVEISKDAKNIICAFLTDREVRLGRNGVEEIKRHPFFKNDQWTFDTIRDMVAPVVPELSSDIDTSNFDEIEDDKGDVETFPTPKAFVGNQLPFVGFTYFKEDQLLNASNNISVTHDNSKGESAALQKKLRQIEVLLNNEKQAKCDLEHKHRAATCRLDKVSKELEDEVSGRKNLESSLRQLEREKALLQHKSLESHRKAESEADRKRCLENEVNSLRDQLDDMKRRNQNSHISNEKNIHLQKQLEEANTLLRAESEAATRLRKTQTDSSKQLQQLEANVRELQDKCCLLERSKLSLEKECISLQAALETERREHSQGSETISDLMARISSLEEEGRQQKQAMSKTETEKRQLQEKHTDLEKEKSNKEIDLTYKLKVLQQELEQEQASHKATRALLADKSKIKVTIEGAKSESMKEIEQKLAEERGAKMRLENRILDLEKHSSMMDCDYKQALQKLDELRRHKDRLTEEVKNLTLKIEQETQKRNLTQNDLKAQNQQLNTLRTSEKQLKQETNHLLDIKRSLEKQIQELRKERQDTDGQMKELQDQLEAEQYFSTLYKTQVRELKEECEERNKLYKEVQQSLQEQQEERDSLAAQLEITLTKADSEQLARSIAEEQYSDLEKEKIMKELELKEMMARHRQELSEKDITISSLEEANRTLTSDVANLANEKEELNNKLKEAIEESEKSKDCEQQINTIKQTYEKQLQSERTLKIQAVNKLMEIMNRKPDRAGGGRGRGNDTDMRRKEKENRKLQLELRSEKEKLNSSIIKYQREINEMQAQLSEESQMRIELQMALDSKDSDIEQLRTLLQTLSVQSMDSASVSSGPEFDTDDAYTETRLEGWLSLPVRNNTKKFGWEKKYVVVSSKKILFYNNEQDKEQSIPYMVLDIDKLFHVRPVTQTDVYRADAKEIPRIFQILYANEGESKKEPEFPADVPIGEKSSYICHKGHEFIPTLYHFPTNCEACTKPLWNMFKPPPALECRRCHIKCHKDHMDKKEEIIAPCKVNYDAKNLLLLAVSQEDQQKWVNRLVKKIPKKPPPAEHFARSSPRASMKVQPSQSMRRPSRQLPTSKSS; encoded by the exons gaCTCGATAAACGCCCTGGTCTTAGACTTAGACTACCCTGCACTACGCAAGAACAAAAACATTGAAACCTTCTTAAACAGAT ATGAGAAAGTCATAAGACAGACTCGAGACCTCCAGATGAAGTCTGAAGACTTTGACAGAGTTAAAGTCATCGGTCGAGGGGCATTTGGTGAAGTCCAGCTA GTCCGGCATAAAGCCTCTCAGAAGGTCTACGCCATGAAGCTACTGAGCAAGTTTGAGATGATCAAGCGCTCAGACTCAGCTTTCTTCTGGGAAGAGAGGGACATCATGGCCTTTGCCAACAGCCCCTGGGTTGTGCAG TTGTGCTGTGCCTTCCAAGATGAGCACTATCTCTACATGGTGATGGAGTACATGCCAGGAGGCGACCTGGTCAACCTCACCAGCACCTACGACGTGCCGGAGAAATGGGCCAAGTTCTACACAGCGGAGGTTGTGATGGCCCTGGATGCCATTCACTCCATGGGCTTCATCCATCGGGACGTCAAGCCGGACAACATGCTGTTGGACAGACTTGGACACCTCAAGCTGGCTGACTTTGGCACGTGCATGAAGATGGACTCT caGACCGGCATGGTGCACTGTGATACAGCTGTCGGGACTCCGGACTACATCTCTCCAGAGGTGCTGAAGTCCCAGGGAGGAGACGGGTATTATGGAAGAGAGTGTGACTGGTGGTCCGTTGGGGTCTTCATCTTCGAAATGCTTGTTG GTGACACACCGTTCTACGCCGACTCTCTGGTGGGAACCTACAGTAAGATCATGGACCACAAAAACTCCCTCAACTTCCCTGATGACGTGGAGATCTCCAAGGATGCCAAGAATATCATCTGTGCCTTCCTGACAGACAG GGAGGTGCGATTGGGCCGAAACGGCGTGGAGGAAATCAAGCGACACCCTTTCTTCAAGAACGACCAGTGGACCTTCGACACCATCAGAGACA TGGTTGCCCCTGTGGTCCCGGAGCTGAGCAGTGACATAGACACCAGTAATTTTGATGAGATTGAAGATGACAAAGGCGATGTAGAAACGTTCCCGACACCAAAGGCCTTCGTTGGAAACCAGTTACCCTTTGTTGGCTTTACTTACTTCAAAGAAGACCA GTTACTAAATGCTTCCAACAATATCTCAGTGACTCATGATAATTCAAAGGGAGAG TCAGCAGCACTGCAAAAGAAACTGCGCCAAATAGAGGTGCTGCTGAATAATGAGAAGCAGGCCAAATGTGACCTAGAGCACAAACACAG AGCTGCTACTTGCCGTCTAGACAAAGTCTCCAAAGAACTTGAGGACGAG GTGAGCGGCAGAAAGAACCTGGAGTCGAGTCTGaggcagctggagagagagaaagctctGCTGCAACACAAGAGCCTGGAGAGCCACCGCAAGGCCGAGAGCGAGGCCGACAGGAAGCGCTGTCTGGAGAATGAAG TCAACAGTCTCAGAGACCAGCTGGATGACATGAAGAGGAGAAACCAGAATTCCCACATTTCTAATGAGAAGAACATCCATCTGCAGAAACAG CTGGAAGAAGCCAACACGTTGCTGCGGGCCGAGTCTGAGGCGGCGACGAGGCTGCGTAAAACCCAAACGGACAGCAgcaagcagctgcagcagctggaggccAACGTGCGTGAGCTGCAGGACAAATGCTGCCTGCTGGAGCGCAGCAAGCTGAGCCTGGAGAAGGAATGCATCAGCCTGCAGGCCGCACTGGAGACGGAGAGGAGGGAGCACAGCCAGGGCTCCGAGACCATCAGCGACCTCATGG CACGTATCTCCagcctggaggaggaggggcgcCAGCAGAAACAGGCTATGTCCAAAACTGAGACTGAGAAGAGACAGCTTCAGGAGAAACACACTGACCTGGAGAAG GAGAAGAGCAACAAGGAGATTGATTTGACCTACAAGCTGAaggtgctgcagcaggagctgGAACAGGAGCAGGCCTCTCATAAGGCCACCAGGGCGCTGCTGGCTGACAAGAGCAAGATCAAAGTAACCATCGAGGGCGCCAAGTCAGAATCCATGAAGG AGATTGAGCAGAAGTTGGCGGAGGAGCGGGGGGCCAAAATGCGGCTGGAGAACCGGATCCTGGACCTGGAGAAGCACAGCAGCATGATGGACTGTGACTATAAACAGGCTCTGCAGAAACTAGACGAGCTGCGCAGACACAAGGACCGACTCACGGAGGAG GTGAAGAATCTGACGCTGAAGATCGAGCAGGAGACCCAGAAGCGTAACCTGACTCAGAATGACCTGAAGGCCCAGAACCAGCAGCTCAACACTCTGCGAACCTCCGAGAAGCAACTCAAGCAGGAAACAAACCACCTGCTTGACATTAAACGCAGCCTGGAGAAACAGATTCAAGAGCTGCGCAA AGAAAGACAGGACACAGACGGGCAAATGAAGGAACTACAGGACCAGTTAGAAGCTGAACAGTATTTCTCT ACGCTGTACAAGACCCAGGTCCGTGAACTGAAGGAGGAatgtgaggagaggaacaaACTCTACAAAGAAGTGCAGCAGTCTCTGCAGGAGCAACAGGAGGAGAG GGATTCATTGGCAGCTCAGCTTGAGATCACACTGACAAAAGCTGACTCAGAGCAGCTGGCGCGCTCCATCGCTGAGGAGCAGTACTCAGACCTGGAGAAGGAGAAGATAATGAAGGAGCTGGAACTGAAGGAGATGATGGCTCGCCATCGTCAGGAGCTATCTGAGAAGGACATCACCATCAGTTCG CTGGAGGAAGCCAATAGGACCCTGACCAGTGATGTAGCCAACCTGGCCAATGAGAAAGAGGAGTTGAACAACAAACTAAAGGAGGCAATAGAAG AATCAGAAAAGTCGAAGGATTGTGAGCAGCAGATCAACACGATTAAGCAGACGTATGAGaagcagctgcagtcagagaggACGCTGAAAATTCAG GCCGTCAATAAGCTGATGGAGATCATGAACAGGAAGCCGGATCGTGCCGGAGGCGGTCGAGGCCGAGGTAACGACACAGACATGCGgcggaaggagaaggagaacagGAAGCTGCAGCTGGAGTTGAGGTCAGAGaaggaaaaactcaacagcagcaTCATCAAATACCAGAGAGAGATCAACGAAATGCAGGCG CAACTATCTGAAGAGAGCCAGATGCGTATTGAGCTACAGATGGCTCTGGATAGTAAGGACAGTGACATCGAGCAGCTGAGGACCCTCCTGCAGACGCTCAGTGTTCAATCAATGGACTCTGCCAGCGTCAGCAGTGGGCCGGAGTTTGATACTGATGATGCATACACAG AAACAAGGCTGGAGGGCTGGCTTTCGCTCCCTGTAAGAAACAACACCAAGAAGTTTGGATGGGAGAAAAAG TATGTTGTTGTGAGCAGCAAGAAGATTCTCTTCTACAACAACGAGCAAGACAAAGAGCAGTCCATCCCATACATGGTGCTTGATATTGA CAAACTCTTCCACGTGAGGCCTGTCACTCAAACAGATGTATACCGTGCTGACGCCAAAGAGATTCCAAGGATATTCCAG ATTCTTTATGCCAATGAAGGCGAAAGCAAAAAGGAGCCAGAGTTTCCTGCTGATGTGCCCATTGGAGAGAAGTCCAGCTACATCTGCCACAAGGGCCACGAGTTCATCCCCACGCTCTACCATTTCCCCACCAACTGTGAGGCGTGCACCAAGCCGCTATGGAACATGTTCAAGCCTCCACCTGCTCTGGAGTGCCGGCGCTGCCACATCAAGTGCCACAAGGACCACATGGACAAGAAGGAGGAGATCATCGCTCCATGCAAAG TGAACTATGATGCCAagaacctgctgctgctggccgtGTCCCAGGAGGACCAGCAGAAGTGGGTGAACCGACTGGTGAAGAAGATTCCCAAGAAGCCTCCACCAGCAGAGCACTTTGCACGATCCTCGCCACGCGCTTCAATGAAGGTCCAGCCCAGCCAGTCCATGAGGAGGCCCAGCCGACAGCTCCCGACCAGTAAGAGCAG tTAA
- the rock2a gene encoding rho-associated protein kinase 2 isoform X2 produces the protein MSQAQGAERRMETRLKKLEDMIREPRSAINLESLLDSINALVLDLDYPALRKNKNIETFLNRYEKVIRQTRDLQMKSEDFDRVKVIGRGAFGEVQLVRHKASQKVYAMKLLSKFEMIKRSDSAFFWEERDIMAFANSPWVVQLCCAFQDEHYLYMVMEYMPGGDLVNLTSTYDVPEKWAKFYTAEVVMALDAIHSMGFIHRDVKPDNMLLDRLGHLKLADFGTCMKMDSQTGMVHCDTAVGTPDYISPEVLKSQGGDGYYGRECDWWSVGVFIFEMLVGDTPFYADSLVGTYSKIMDHKNSLNFPDDVEISKDAKNIICAFLTDREVRLGRNGVEEIKRHPFFKNDQWTFDTIRDMVAPVVPELSSDIDTSNFDEIEDDKGDVETFPTPKAFVGNQLPFVGFTYFKEDQLLNASNNISVTHDNSKGESAALQKKLRQIEVLLNNEKQAKCDLEHKHRAATCRLDKVSKELEDEVSGRKNLESSLRQLEREKALLQHKSLESHRKAESEADRKRCLENEVNSLRDQLDDMKRRNQNSHISNEKNIHLQKQLEEANTLLRAESEAATRLRKTQTDSSKQLQQLEANVRELQDKCCLLERSKLSLEKECISLQAALETERREHSQGSETISDLMARISSLEEEGRQQKQAMSKTETEKRQLQEKHTDLEKEKSNKEIDLTYKLKVLQQELEQEQASHKATRALLADKSKIKVTIEGAKSESMKEIEQKLAEERGAKMRLENRILDLEKHSSMMDCDYKQALQKLDELRRHKDRLTEEVKNLTLKIEQETQKRNLTQNDLKAQNQQLNTLRTSEKQLKQETNHLLDIKRSLEKQIQELRKERQDTDGQMKELQDQLEAEQYFSTLYKTQVRELKEECEERNKLYKEVQQSLQEQQEERDSLAAQLEITLTKADSEQLARSIAEEQYSDLEKEKIMKELELKEMMARHRQELSEKDITISSLEEANRTLTSDVANLANEKEELNNKLKEAIEESEKSKDCEQQINTIKQTYEKQLQSERTLKIQAVNKLMEIMNRKPDRAGGGRGRGNDTDMRRKEKENRKLQLELRSEKEKLNSSIIKYQREINEMQAQLSEESQMRIELQMALDSKDSDIEQLRTLLQTLSVQSMDSASVSSGPEFDTDDAYTETRLEGWLSLPVRNNTKKFGWEKKYVVVSSKKILFYNNEQDKEQSIPYMVLDIDKLFHVRPVTQTDVYRADAKEIPRIFQILYANEGESKKEPEFPADVPIGEKSSYICHKGHEFIPTLYHFPTNCEACTKPLWNMFKPPPALECRRCHIKCHKDHMDKKEEIIAPCKVNYDAKNLLLLAVSQEDQQKWVNRLVKKIPKKPPPAEHFARSSPRASMKVQPSQSMRRPSRQLPTINLA, from the exons gaCTCGATAAACGCCCTGGTCTTAGACTTAGACTACCCTGCACTACGCAAGAACAAAAACATTGAAACCTTCTTAAACAGAT ATGAGAAAGTCATAAGACAGACTCGAGACCTCCAGATGAAGTCTGAAGACTTTGACAGAGTTAAAGTCATCGGTCGAGGGGCATTTGGTGAAGTCCAGCTA GTCCGGCATAAAGCCTCTCAGAAGGTCTACGCCATGAAGCTACTGAGCAAGTTTGAGATGATCAAGCGCTCAGACTCAGCTTTCTTCTGGGAAGAGAGGGACATCATGGCCTTTGCCAACAGCCCCTGGGTTGTGCAG TTGTGCTGTGCCTTCCAAGATGAGCACTATCTCTACATGGTGATGGAGTACATGCCAGGAGGCGACCTGGTCAACCTCACCAGCACCTACGACGTGCCGGAGAAATGGGCCAAGTTCTACACAGCGGAGGTTGTGATGGCCCTGGATGCCATTCACTCCATGGGCTTCATCCATCGGGACGTCAAGCCGGACAACATGCTGTTGGACAGACTTGGACACCTCAAGCTGGCTGACTTTGGCACGTGCATGAAGATGGACTCT caGACCGGCATGGTGCACTGTGATACAGCTGTCGGGACTCCGGACTACATCTCTCCAGAGGTGCTGAAGTCCCAGGGAGGAGACGGGTATTATGGAAGAGAGTGTGACTGGTGGTCCGTTGGGGTCTTCATCTTCGAAATGCTTGTTG GTGACACACCGTTCTACGCCGACTCTCTGGTGGGAACCTACAGTAAGATCATGGACCACAAAAACTCCCTCAACTTCCCTGATGACGTGGAGATCTCCAAGGATGCCAAGAATATCATCTGTGCCTTCCTGACAGACAG GGAGGTGCGATTGGGCCGAAACGGCGTGGAGGAAATCAAGCGACACCCTTTCTTCAAGAACGACCAGTGGACCTTCGACACCATCAGAGACA TGGTTGCCCCTGTGGTCCCGGAGCTGAGCAGTGACATAGACACCAGTAATTTTGATGAGATTGAAGATGACAAAGGCGATGTAGAAACGTTCCCGACACCAAAGGCCTTCGTTGGAAACCAGTTACCCTTTGTTGGCTTTACTTACTTCAAAGAAGACCA GTTACTAAATGCTTCCAACAATATCTCAGTGACTCATGATAATTCAAAGGGAGAG TCAGCAGCACTGCAAAAGAAACTGCGCCAAATAGAGGTGCTGCTGAATAATGAGAAGCAGGCCAAATGTGACCTAGAGCACAAACACAG AGCTGCTACTTGCCGTCTAGACAAAGTCTCCAAAGAACTTGAGGACGAG GTGAGCGGCAGAAAGAACCTGGAGTCGAGTCTGaggcagctggagagagagaaagctctGCTGCAACACAAGAGCCTGGAGAGCCACCGCAAGGCCGAGAGCGAGGCCGACAGGAAGCGCTGTCTGGAGAATGAAG TCAACAGTCTCAGAGACCAGCTGGATGACATGAAGAGGAGAAACCAGAATTCCCACATTTCTAATGAGAAGAACATCCATCTGCAGAAACAG CTGGAAGAAGCCAACACGTTGCTGCGGGCCGAGTCTGAGGCGGCGACGAGGCTGCGTAAAACCCAAACGGACAGCAgcaagcagctgcagcagctggaggccAACGTGCGTGAGCTGCAGGACAAATGCTGCCTGCTGGAGCGCAGCAAGCTGAGCCTGGAGAAGGAATGCATCAGCCTGCAGGCCGCACTGGAGACGGAGAGGAGGGAGCACAGCCAGGGCTCCGAGACCATCAGCGACCTCATGG CACGTATCTCCagcctggaggaggaggggcgcCAGCAGAAACAGGCTATGTCCAAAACTGAGACTGAGAAGAGACAGCTTCAGGAGAAACACACTGACCTGGAGAAG GAGAAGAGCAACAAGGAGATTGATTTGACCTACAAGCTGAaggtgctgcagcaggagctgGAACAGGAGCAGGCCTCTCATAAGGCCACCAGGGCGCTGCTGGCTGACAAGAGCAAGATCAAAGTAACCATCGAGGGCGCCAAGTCAGAATCCATGAAGG AGATTGAGCAGAAGTTGGCGGAGGAGCGGGGGGCCAAAATGCGGCTGGAGAACCGGATCCTGGACCTGGAGAAGCACAGCAGCATGATGGACTGTGACTATAAACAGGCTCTGCAGAAACTAGACGAGCTGCGCAGACACAAGGACCGACTCACGGAGGAG GTGAAGAATCTGACGCTGAAGATCGAGCAGGAGACCCAGAAGCGTAACCTGACTCAGAATGACCTGAAGGCCCAGAACCAGCAGCTCAACACTCTGCGAACCTCCGAGAAGCAACTCAAGCAGGAAACAAACCACCTGCTTGACATTAAACGCAGCCTGGAGAAACAGATTCAAGAGCTGCGCAA AGAAAGACAGGACACAGACGGGCAAATGAAGGAACTACAGGACCAGTTAGAAGCTGAACAGTATTTCTCT ACGCTGTACAAGACCCAGGTCCGTGAACTGAAGGAGGAatgtgaggagaggaacaaACTCTACAAAGAAGTGCAGCAGTCTCTGCAGGAGCAACAGGAGGAGAG GGATTCATTGGCAGCTCAGCTTGAGATCACACTGACAAAAGCTGACTCAGAGCAGCTGGCGCGCTCCATCGCTGAGGAGCAGTACTCAGACCTGGAGAAGGAGAAGATAATGAAGGAGCTGGAACTGAAGGAGATGATGGCTCGCCATCGTCAGGAGCTATCTGAGAAGGACATCACCATCAGTTCG CTGGAGGAAGCCAATAGGACCCTGACCAGTGATGTAGCCAACCTGGCCAATGAGAAAGAGGAGTTGAACAACAAACTAAAGGAGGCAATAGAAG AATCAGAAAAGTCGAAGGATTGTGAGCAGCAGATCAACACGATTAAGCAGACGTATGAGaagcagctgcagtcagagaggACGCTGAAAATTCAG GCCGTCAATAAGCTGATGGAGATCATGAACAGGAAGCCGGATCGTGCCGGAGGCGGTCGAGGCCGAGGTAACGACACAGACATGCGgcggaaggagaaggagaacagGAAGCTGCAGCTGGAGTTGAGGTCAGAGaaggaaaaactcaacagcagcaTCATCAAATACCAGAGAGAGATCAACGAAATGCAGGCG CAACTATCTGAAGAGAGCCAGATGCGTATTGAGCTACAGATGGCTCTGGATAGTAAGGACAGTGACATCGAGCAGCTGAGGACCCTCCTGCAGACGCTCAGTGTTCAATCAATGGACTCTGCCAGCGTCAGCAGTGGGCCGGAGTTTGATACTGATGATGCATACACAG AAACAAGGCTGGAGGGCTGGCTTTCGCTCCCTGTAAGAAACAACACCAAGAAGTTTGGATGGGAGAAAAAG TATGTTGTTGTGAGCAGCAAGAAGATTCTCTTCTACAACAACGAGCAAGACAAAGAGCAGTCCATCCCATACATGGTGCTTGATATTGA CAAACTCTTCCACGTGAGGCCTGTCACTCAAACAGATGTATACCGTGCTGACGCCAAAGAGATTCCAAGGATATTCCAG ATTCTTTATGCCAATGAAGGCGAAAGCAAAAAGGAGCCAGAGTTTCCTGCTGATGTGCCCATTGGAGAGAAGTCCAGCTACATCTGCCACAAGGGCCACGAGTTCATCCCCACGCTCTACCATTTCCCCACCAACTGTGAGGCGTGCACCAAGCCGCTATGGAACATGTTCAAGCCTCCACCTGCTCTGGAGTGCCGGCGCTGCCACATCAAGTGCCACAAGGACCACATGGACAAGAAGGAGGAGATCATCGCTCCATGCAAAG TGAACTATGATGCCAagaacctgctgctgctggccgtGTCCCAGGAGGACCAGCAGAAGTGGGTGAACCGACTGGTGAAGAAGATTCCCAAGAAGCCTCCACCAGCAGAGCACTTTGCACGATCCTCGCCACGCGCTTCAATGAAGGTCCAGCCCAGCCAGTCCATGAGGAGGCCCAGCCGACAGCTCCCGACCA tTAACCTCGCTTGA